One part of the Solanum dulcamara chromosome 3, daSolDulc1.2, whole genome shotgun sequence genome encodes these proteins:
- the LOC129882274 gene encoding L-type lectin-domain containing receptor kinase IV.2-like yields MEKLFLAMIFQLLVLIFHVLLGHVAAEDIEFTYNGFHSANLSLDGISEFTSDGLLRLTNSSQLKESHAFYPRPINFKNLASNGSDFSFSTTFVFAIVPEYPILAGHGMSFVIAPARRLPEALPSSYLGLFNDSSNGNATSHVVAVEFDTLQNREFDDIDSNHVGIDINGLKSVIAKPAGYYASNGKSFNNLTLASGQPIQVWVEYDSVDKHTNVTVAPLHAAKPDRPLLSLVYDLPSVTDENVSIGFSASTGAVVSTHYILGWSFKMNGVAQELDLSQLPKLPREVPKKESKLLLLGLPIISSVSFVIAVLGIIYYIARKMKFSELKENWELDYGTHRFKYKDLYTATKGFSSKDLLGSGGFGRVYRGVLPISNIQIAVKRVSHESRQGMREFVSEIVSIGRLRHRNLVPLLGYCRRKGELLLVYECMPNGSLDKYLFDKPSCTLHWNQRFRVIKGVASGLLYLHEEWEQVVIHRDIKASNVLLDVDLNGRLGDFGLARLYDHGTDPQTTHIVGTLGYLAPEHTRTGKATTSTDVYSFGAFLLEVACGRRPIDQRVSDEDIVLVDYVFSCWTRGNILEAIDPNLGNNYVKEEVELVLKLGLLCSQTEPATRPNMRQVLMFLENALPLPELSLMQTSNISLTFAGYDHFAMSWPSSVTDSLLSGGL; encoded by the coding sequence ATGGAAAAACTGTTTTTGGCCATGATTTTTCAGcttcttgttttgatttttcatgTTCTGTTAGGCCATGTAGCTGCAGAAGATATCGAATTCACCTATAACGGGTTCCACTCAGCTAACTTGAGTCTTGATGGAATATCAGAGTTTACATCAGATGGCTTGTTAAGGCTAACAAATTCTTCTCAATTGAAAGAGAGTCATGCTTTTTATCCTAGAcctattaatttcaaaaatttagCATCCAATGGTTCAGACTTCTCTTTCTCAACCACATTTGTCTTTGCCATAGTGCCTGAGTACCCGATTTTGGCTGGTCATGGCATGTCTTTTGTGATTGCACCAGCTAGAAGGCTTCCAGAAGCACTTCCAAGCTCTTATCTTGGCTTGTTTAATGATTCTAGTAATGGAAATGCCACCAGCCATGTTGTTGCGGTGGAGTTTGATACGTTACAGAACCGTGAATTTGATGATATTGACAGCAACCATGTTGGCATTGACATCAATGGACTAAAATCTGTAATAGCCAAGCCAGCAGGTTATTATGCCAGTAATGGGAAATCCTTCAATAACTTAACTCTAGCTAGTGGCCAGCCAATTCAAGTTTGGGTGGAATATGACTCCGTGGATAAGCATACAAATGTCACAGTGGCTCCACTACACGCGGCAAAACCAGACCGTCCTCTCCTTTCTTTAGTCTATGATCTGCCATCTGTTACGGATGAAAACGTGTCTATTGGCTTCTCAGCATCCACCGGTGCAGTTGTTTCAACACACTATATCCTTGGATGGAGCTTTAAAATGAATGGAGTGGCTCAAGAGCTTGATCTCTCTCAACTTCCTAAGCTTCCTCGAGAAGTACCTAAGAAAGAATCCAAGCTTTTATTGCTTGGATTGCCCATAATTTCTTCAGTTTCATTTGTGATTGCGGTCCTGGGAATTATTTATTACATAGCAAGGAAGATGAAGTTTTCTGAATTGAAAGAAAACTGGGAGCTTGATTATGGAACACACAGGTTCAAGTACAAGGATTTGTACACTGCCACTAAGGGCTTTAGCAGCAAGGATTTGTTGGGATCCGGCGGATTTGGCAGAGTCTACAGAGGGGTATTGCCCATATCCAACATTCAGATAGCAGTCAAGAGGGTCTCTCATGAATCAAGACAAGGGATGAGGGAATTTGTTTCAGAAATTGTTAGTATTGGCCGGTTACGCCACAGGAATTTGGTACCACTTTTGGGTTATTGCAGGCGCAAAGGGGAGTTACTTCTGGTTTACGAATGCATGCCTAACGGAAGCCTAGACAAGTATTTGTTTGACAAACCAAGCTGCACTCTTCATTGGAACCAAAGATTTCGAGTCATCAAAGGCGTAGCATCAGGACTACTCTATCTTCATGAAGAATGGGAACAAGTAGTGATTCATAGAGATATAAAAGCGAGCAATGTGTTGTTAGATGTTGACTTAAATGGAAGATTAGGTGATTTTGGGCTAGCAAGATTGTATGATCATGGGACGGATCCTCAAACTACCCATATCGTTGGCACTCTTGGATACCTTGCCCCAGAGCATACAAGAACAGGCAAAGCCACAACTAGCACTGATGTATATTCATTTGGGGCATTTTTACTTGAAGTAGCTTGTGGGAGAAGGCCAATAGATCAAAGGGTATCGGACGAGGACATCGTTTTGGTTGACTATGTATTCTCTTGTTGGACCAGGGGTAATATTCTTGAAGCCATTGATCCAAACTTGGGGAATAACTATGTAAAAGAAGAGGTTGAGTTGGTACTAAAACTTGGACTATTGTGCTCTCAGACAGAACCAGCAACTAGGCCAAATATGAGGCAAGTGTTGATGTTCTTGGAAAATGCTCTGCCTTTGCCAGAGTTATCACTCATGCAAACTTCAAATATTAGCTTAACTTTTGCAGGCTATGATCATTTTGCAATGTCATGGCCTTCTTCTGTCACTGACTCCCTTCTCTCCGGTGGTCTATAA
- the LOC129882275 gene encoding L-type lectin-domain containing receptor kinase IV.1-like — MFFNLFILCSLFLVDFSPASCEVDTFIYNGFQSSNLSLDGIAQFKSNGLLLLTNSETQNQGHAFYPNPIHFKNSTNGTVFSFSTTFVFAITSDYGSLSGHGLAFVISPHRGLQGALANHYLGLFNSANNGNSSNHVVGVELDTIYSEDFGDINDNHVGIDINGLRSVANKAAGYFDDTGLFHNLTLISGQPMQVWIDYDENTKQINVTVAQLLMEKPVRPLLALKYDLSPILDQIMYVGFSSSTGSVPTHHYILGWSFKTNGKAQELSQLPNLPRLRRKGTSRFLTIGLPIISLVSLVTSISVVVYYVRRKKYEEILEDWEREYRLQRFKYKELYTATKGFREKELLGAGGFGKVYKGVMPITKLEIAVKKISHDSRQGMKEFVSEIVSIGRIQHRHVVPLLGYCRRKGELLLIYEYMSNGSLDKYLYDQPRFTLDWNQRFRVIRGVASGLFFLHEECDHVVVHRDIKASNVLLDGELNGRLGDFGLARLYGHGTDPQSTRVVGTLGYLAPEHTRTGRATPSSDVFSFGAFLLEVACGKRPIQPRQDGDDLILVDWVFLCWNRGNILDAADPNIGIDFIPGQVELVLKLGLFCSHSQPSRRPTMRQILLFLDGVVALPELSELGVSSANLTFENRGGFDDFVKSYPSSLGYAHSGSPSVTDSFLSGGR, encoded by the coding sequence ATGTTCTTCAATCTTTTCATTCTATGTTCTCTCTTCTTAGTTGATTTTTCACCAGCTTCTTGTGAAGTTGATACATTCATTTACAATGGATTCCAATCAAGTAATCTTAGTTTGGATGGCATAGCACAGTTCAAATCCAATGGTCTTTTGCTGTTAACAAATTCTGAAACACAAAATCAAGGCCATGCTTTCTATCCAAATCCAATTCATTTCAAGAATTCAACTAATGGTACTGTATTTTCTTTCTCCACAACCTTTGTGTTTGCGATAACGTCTGATTATGGAAGTTTGAGTGGTCATGGACTAGCTTTCGTTATCTCGCCACATAGAGGACTTCAGGGGGCTTTGGCAAATCACTATCTTGGTCTTTTTAACTCTGCCAATAATGGGAATAGCTCAAACCATGTCGTTGGAGTTGAGCTCGATACAATCTACAGCGAGGATTTTGGTGATATCAATGACAATCACGTTGGAATTGATATAAATGGATTGAGGTCTGTAGCAAATAAAGCAGCAGGTTATTTTGATGATACTGGTTTGTTTCATAACTTGACTTTAATTAGTGGCCAGCCAATGCAAGTTTGGATTGATTATGATGAGAACACTAAGCAAATAAATGTAACAGTAGCTCAATTACTTATGGAAAAACCAGTTAGACCACTTTTGGCTTTGAAATATGATCTTTCGCCGATTCTTGATCAGATTATGTATGTTGGTTTTTCATCATCAACTGGTTCAGTTCcaacacatcattatatttTGGGATGGAGCTTCAAGACTAATGGGAAAGCTCAAGAACTCTCTCAACTTCCTAATCTTCCTCGTCTTAGGCGTAAAGGGACATCAAGATTTTTAACGATTGGTTTGCCTATAATATCGTTGGTTTCACTTGTAACATCTATCTCAGTGGTTGTTTATTATGTAAGAAGGAAGAAGTatgaagaaattcttgaagATTGGGAACGCGAGTATAGACTGCAAAGGTTTAAGTATAAAGAATTGTACACTGCTACTAAGGGGTTCCGAGAAAAGGAGTTGTTGGGAGCTGGAGGGTTTGGTAAGGTTTATAAAGGAGTGATGCCTATCACCAAACTTGAGATAGCTGTAAAGAAGATATCTCATGATTCAAGACAAGGGATGAAGGAATTTGTTTCGGAGATTGTAAGCATAGGTCGTATACAACACAGGCATGTAGTACCACTTTTGGGTTATTGCAGGCGAAAAGGAGAGTTGCTTTTGATTTATGAATACATGTCTAATGGAAGTTTAGACAAGTATTTATACGACCAACCAAGATTTACCCTCGATTGGAACCAAAGATTCAGAGTTATTAGAGGTGTAGCCTCTGGACTATTTTTCCTACACGAAGAATGTGATCACGTAGTGGTTCATAGAGATATTAAGGCCAGTAATGTCTTGTTGGATGGTGAGCTAAATGGCAGGTTAGGAGACTTTGGACTCGCGAGGCTATATGGTCATGGGACCGATCCTCAATCTACACGTGTTGTTGGTACTCTTGGTTACCTTGCACCAGAGCATACTAGAACTGGCAGGGCAACACCTAGTAGTGATGTATTTTCATTTGGGGCTTTTCTGCTTGAAGTTGCATGTGGTAAGAGGCCAATACAGCCAAGACAAGACGGTGATGATCTGATTTTGGTCGATTGGGTGTTCTTGTGCTGGAATAGGGGTAATATTCTTGATGCTGCTGATCCGAACATAGGCATTGATTTTATTCCAGGGCAAGTGGAATTGGTCTTAAAGTTAGGCTTGTTCTGTTCTCATTCACAGCCCTCGCGTAGGCCTACCATGCGACAAATCTTGTTGTTCTTGGATGGTGTTGTGGCCTTACCAGAGTTATCAGAACTCGGTGTTTCATCAGCTAACCTAACATTTGAAAATCGCGgaggttttgatgattttgtcAAGTCATATCCATCTTCTTTGGGTTATGCACATTCCGGCTCTCCATCTGTAACAGATTCCTTTCTCTCTGGTGGCCGATGA